A genomic stretch from Echeneis naucrates chromosome 6, fEcheNa1.1, whole genome shotgun sequence includes:
- the ice1 gene encoding little elongation complex subunit 1 has translation MMPGESQSKTMAIASDATVGNCQNCSVLHQSLNEYVSSFLALKQKITVSDDTIRLQQQLEELKIKLVTLERKTVDYESMQTELEEKKSSLKVYEQLSGEMENLKQENTKTMAENKKLEDQLKHLEELTETQSRENDHLKREKAKVETDLLKTQTSLSKCQAQADQVEKLIEVNAKTTSIKDNLENKVRLLEDSVCKQNHQISKLNNEKIILQQHIDDLQVRLLKLERERSKEYRSISTQAHSPEEPQVDKEKIRMLLENLWECVEPQQQNSEKLLHFTGDVSSKPYGLCTQLRAPHNYPMQKKAMNAQLKDFPDAQKTIKHQISPQRSSDTRLQKYKKSKQLSKEPETKELSTGPSSTEMSIEEIMEMFKPILSCISPLPDSDTEVETMETDIGEMENHPKLSDTDAVPHKQEAFLPITRSVSNHCSNLSALTVQENVDLPVVTAHKVECISDENDSRGQNNLSGITVMKDNSSSDGKEVDLQKHMQTEPETLQLQSSTSLSESAVLVVAVSLTNESQEPPCTVNPSCNIASSVSETELVLGTAKDDKSDMATKTDANTDPTDVTDARIVTPEEGGSLRESGVTRDDEAGDGQLVTTSVFADTGKDTAVSKAKNGSEADETHQECCLKQGSEGFTVLGPQEIKLSLSSGTTHITEDSICLSSSPANFCSVSDKNNEEELKNDGSMNGFEVNDEQRTKRTHSSPESLNITRPQSPKICSLSKMKDADKSHAALESAQANTETSSQIEDHTEMKNTETVADHGTSLSEVIKTINCESLKENTHSLCRQLSPSCMLPTVKLCPMEPHSNSGKIRVGAEVEHNSTNKKALQLVPRLEEAGIIEEVAVKDFHRETKEASSVASLIQSATCMDEKNKSLEPCTRVIEKQSPNVITEEEASPPATPATDQTPQCIGQVHSEMGPPLPPLLTPLSTPPKVGKSINPRQAIEKLSFPSPMDRLASPTTPVLTHKTPISQHLNSSSLNSPLHPNGLPSSPLQFGSATPKHALPVPGRLPVTTMTSPPSSSSSPSQENSMRILDTMYPELSARARTLSILRGSVGLSICSSDSGTLPTTTDSHVSGFKTINSASTAFTKTETRGEKRQANSLPQIKNRKCPKLDRFSHTADHEQVPSCSLNRGEAILPQTLRLEQLKSLSQSVKDGKPPEENVVLTSLKKIENQCFDLLPVIKSHLYVGSLPKKPVLRDEEKEVISEICQNSLHDVDSQMLSSILNKLKTVKWELSKNYIQALCRVYIGICRQKSYWEKAHILAYTVLMEDFPDADKLILFMVVTWPSVLSHSSLLCQAIHTVTKLIAQEELLPCLSAFLGWEKSPPLDIDQLISRSVSALQSGSNLSFTHHDRYGYDVGDEAWEHVFTLHLLCKQKKWKWTYENLLSKELWPLMNTWVTQPRDQQTPVSDAAVATVLRLIGYLGHQGIKEKCISTVITVANVINTFIQHGQTEGLSWQVQLAAVYCIYHLSPCNPKPALDALARWREEVSQSVPPAVSSCMNQLASICRQVKT, from the exons ATGATGCCTGGGGAAAGTCAGTCGAAAACAATGGCGATAGCCTCGGACGCGACGGTCGGAAACTGTCAGAACTGCTCTGTTTTGCATCAG AGCCTGAATGAGTATGTGTCGTCATTTCTGGCTCTGAAACAGAAGATAACAGTTTCGGA tGACACCATCAGGCTTCAAcaacagctggaggagctgaagatcAAATTGGTTACTCtagagagaaaaactgttgaTTATGAATCTATGCAAACAGAACTAGAGGAAAAGAAG agTTCTCTTAAGGTCTATGAACAGTTGTCTGGAGAGATGGAAAACCTGAAGCAAGAAAACACCAAGACAATGGCAGA AAATAAGAAACTTGAAGACCAGTTAAAACATCTGGAAG agctgacagaaacacagtccCGTGAAAATGACCACCTCAAGAGGGAAAAGGCTAAAGTCGAAACTGATTTGCTGAAAACACag ACGTCTCTAAGCAAATGTCAGGCACAAGCTGATCAAGTTGAAAAACTGATTGAGGTGAATGCCAAGACAACAAGCAT AAAGGACAACCTTGAAAATAAAGTCAGACTGCTTGAAG actcGGTTTGCAAACAGAATCATCAAATCTCCAAACTGAACAATGAGAAGATCATACTACAACAACATATTGATGATCTCCAG GTGAGACTGTTGAAACTGGAAAGAGAAAGGAGTAAAG AATACAGGAGTATATCAACTCAAGCACATTCACCAGAGGAGCCTCAAGTTGACAAAG aaaaaattcGGATGCTGCTAGAAAATTTGTGGGAATGTGTGGAACCTCAGCAGCAGAACTCAGAAAAGCTGTTACACTTCACTGGTGATGTATCATCAA AACCCTATGGGCTGTGCACTCAATTGAGGGCGCCTCACAATTACCCCATGCAGAAAAAAGCCATGAATGCACAATTGAAAGATTTTCCTGATGCACAGAAAACCATCAAGCACCAAATATCTCCTCAGAGGTCAAGTGACACGAGGCTGCAAAAGTACAAAAAGAGCAAGCAGTTGTCCAAGGAACCCGAAACCAAGGAATTATCTACTGGCCCAAGTAGCACTGAAATGTCAATTGAGGAGATCATGGAAATGTTTAAACCAATACTTTCTTGTATATCACCACTACCAGATTCG gATACAGAGGTTGAAACTATGGAGACAGATATTGGAGAAATGGAAAACCATCCCAAACTCTCTGATACTGATGCTGTTCCTCATAAACAAGAAGCCTTCTTACCCATCACAAGATCTGTGTCAAACCACTGTTCAAACCTTTCTGCACTGACAGTACAGGAGAATGTGGACTTACCAGTAGTCACAGCTCATAAAGTGGAATGTATTTCTGATGAAAATGACTCCAGAGGACAAAATAACTTAAGTGGTATTACTGTGATGAAGGACAACAGTAGTTCAGATGGGAAAGAAGTGGATCttcaaaaacacatgcaaactgaGCCGGAGACACTGCAATTGCAGTCATCAACCTCCTTGTCAGAAAGTGCAGTTTTGGTTGTGGCTGTATCATTAACAAATGAAAGTCAAGAACCCCCCTGCACTGTAAATCCTAGTTGCAACATTGCCAGCAGTGTCTCTGAAACTGAACTCGTTTTAGGCACAGCAAAGGATGATAAGTCAGATATGGCCACAAAGACGGATGCAAACACAGATCCCACTGATGTTACAGATGCCAGGATAGTCACTCCTGAGGAAGGGGGGTCACTCAGAGAAAGTGGTGTCACTAGAGATGACGAAGCTGGAGATGGGCAGCTTGTTACAACCTCAGTATTCGCTGACACTGGGAAAGACACAGCGGTTTCAAAAGCCAAAAATGGTTCAGAAGCTGACGAAACGCATCAAGAATGTTGTTTGAAACAGGGCAGTGAGGGTTTCACTGTTTTGGGGCCACAGGAGATAAAATTGTCTCTTTCCAGTGGCACAACACACATTACAGAAGATAGCATTTGTTTGTCAAGCTCCCCAGCCAACTTCTGTAGTGTGtcagataaaaataatgaagagGAGCTTAAAAATGATGGCTCTATGAATGGTTTTGAGGTGAATGATGAACAAAGAACTAAAAGAACACATTCTTCCCCAGAGTCTCTTAATATTACCAGACCTCAGTCACCTAAAATATGTTCACTTTCAAAGATGAAAGATGCAGACAAAAGCCATGCTGCCCTTGAATCTGCTCAAGCAAACACTGAAACTTCTTCCCAAATAGAAGATCACACAGAGATGAAGAATACGGAAACAGTGGCTGATCATGGGACTTCCCTCTCTGAAGTGATAAAGACTATTAATTGTGaatctttaaaagaaaatacacattcTCTGTGCAGGCAGTTGAGCCCTTCATGTATGTTACCCACAGTAAAATTGTGCCCTATGGAACCTCACTCAAATTCAGGAAAAATACGTGTTGGGGCTGAAGTTGAACAcaattcaacaaacaaaaaagctttgCAGCTTGTGCCTAGATTGGAGGAAGCTGGCATAATTGAAGAGGTTGCTGTCAAAGACTTCCATCGGGAGACCAAAGAGGCAAGTAGTGTTGCCTCGTTAATTCAGTCAGCTACTTGCATggatgagaaaaataaaagtttggagCCATGTACAAGAGTGATTGAAAAACAAAGCCCAAATGTAATCACGGAGGAAGAAGCTAGCCCACCAGCAACTCCAGCTACAGATCAAACACCACAGTGCATTGGGCAAGTTCACTCTGAAATGGGCCCTCCGCTCCCCCCTCTCCTAACCCCTCTGAGTACGCCACCGAAAGTGGGCAAATCAATCAATCCACGGCAAGCTATTGAGAAACTCTCTTTTCCCTCACCCATGGATAGATTGGCCTCTCCTACCACTCCTGTTCTGACCCACAAGACACCCATCAGTCAGCATTTAAATTCTTCATCTCTAAACAGTCCACTCCATCCAAATGGACTCCCCTCATCACCACTTCAGTTTGGCTCTGCTACTCCAAAACATGCCTTACCGGTCCCAGGCCGCCTGCCTGTGACAACAATGACCTcccccccctcttcttcctccagtcCTTCTCAGGAAAACTCCATGAGGATTCTTGACACAATGTATCCAGAGCTCTCTGCCCGTGCACGAACATTGAGCATTCTCAGAGGGAGTGTTGGTCTCAGCATTTGTTCTTCAGACAGTGGAACATTACCCACAACGACCGACAGTCATGTGTCTGGCTTTAAAACTATCAACTCAGCCTCAACTGCCTTCACCAAGACTGagacaagaggagaaaaaaggcaGGCCAACAGTTTGcctcaaattaaaaacagaaaatgtcctAAGCTTGACAGGTTTTCTCACACAGCTGATCATGAGCAGGTGCCTTCTTGCTCATTGAACAGGGGAGAAGCCATCTTACCCCAAACTCTGAGGCTCGAACAGCTCAAAAGCCTATCTCAATCTGTGAAAGATGGAAAACCTCCAGAGGAGAATGTTGTACTCACCTCTTTAAAGAAAATTGAAAACCAGTGCTTTGATCTACTGCCTGTGATCAAAAGTCACCTGTATGTTGGCAGCCTCCCTAAAAAGCCTGTCCTCAGAGATGAGGAGAAGGAAGTCATCTCTGAGATTTGCCAAAACAGCTTG CATGATGTGGATTCACAAATGCTTTCATCCATCTTGAATAAACTGAAAACGGTGAAATGGGAACTCAGTAAAAACTACATCCAGGCCCTCTGTAGAGTCTACATCGGCATCTGTCGACAGAAAAGCTACTGGGAGAAGGCTCACATTCTGGCATATACTGTTCTCATGGAAG ATTTTCCAGATGCTGACAAGCTGATTTTGTTTATGGTGGTAACATGGCCCAGTGTCCTCTCACACAGTAGTTTGCTATGCCAGGCCATACATACTGTGACCAAACTGATTGCACAGGAAGAGCTCCTCCCTTGCCTGTCAGCATTCCTCGGTTGGGAGAAG agtcCACCTCTGGACATCGACCAGCTGATCTCTAGATCAGTGTCTGCTCTTCAGTCAGGGTCAAATCTGTCTTTCACACATCATGATCGTTATGGGTATGATGTGGGGGATGAGGCTTGGGAACATGTTTTCACACTGCATCTCCTTTGTAAACAAAAGAAGTGGAAGTGGACCTACGAGAATTTACTGAG CAAGGAGTTGTGGCCATTAATGAATACATGGGTGACGCAGCCCAGAGATCAACAAACGCCCGTTTCTGATGCAGCTGTTGCCACCGTGCTCCGACTCATAG GATACCTCGGTCATCAGggaatcaaagaaaaatgtatatcCACTGTGATAACTGTTGCCAACGTcatcaacacatttattcagcatggacagactgaag GTTTGTCATGGCAGGTCCAGTTAGCAGCTGTCTATTGCATCTATCATCTGTCTCCCTGCAACCCGAAACCAGCCTTGGACGCCCTTGCCCGGTGGCGAGAAGAAGTGTCTCAGAGCgttcctcctgctgtcagtaGCTGCATGAACCAGTTAGCCTCTATATGCAGACAGGTCAAGACATGA